The Solanum lycopersicum chromosome 6, SLM_r2.1 genome has a window encoding:
- the LOC101260540 gene encoding vicilin-like seed storage protein At2g28490, which yields MGNIRTLLPLVLVLFCALVASVCGYEYEGRKSEQRTQGEKWFLLRQLHNVVKTDAGSMRMVKGGYRAGSFLHSPMHIGFISMEPNSLFIPQYLDSDLVLFVHHGEARVGHVYRDELAERSLKQGDIYTIPAGSAFYLENRNENQRLRIICSIDITSESMGWHAFQSFFIGGGTHPASVLAGFDHTTLSTALNVSTEELKTFLTRQTSGPIVHLSGSHHTNTWSEFLAQEPHHKLAHLKRIVNFEEEASSKQEESTWSMRKILFTLLNREDIVNRVGHRAPSACSLYNRNTDFKNEYGWTKKLDESDYSPLKQSGHGVYIVNLSPGSMMAPHVNPTAIEYGVVLKGTGRIQIVYPNGTLAMNARVREGDVFWVPRYFPFCQIASTNGPFEFFGFTTSARRNHPQFLVGRNSLMQRLRGPEFAAAFGIGEKRLKRITNAQHEQIILPSSSSTPGDMV from the exons ATGGGAAATATAAGGACATTGTTGCCTCTAGTGCTAGTACTTTTCTGCGCGCTGGTTGCCTCTGTTTGTGGCTATGAATATGAAGGGAGAAAGAGTGAGCAAAGGACACAAGGAGAAAAATGGTTCCTGTTACGTCAGTTACATAATGTTGTGAAGACTGATGCAGGGTCTATGAGAATGGTGAAGGGTGGATATCGAGCGGGTTCTTTTCTTCATAGTCCAATGCATATTGGTTTCATCTCCATGGAACCAAATAGCCTGTTCATACCTCAGTACCTTGATTCCGACCTGGTCCTCTTTGTTCACCATG GGGAAGCAAGAGTTGGACACGTTTATAGGGATGAGTTAGCAGAAAGGAGTTTAAAGCAGGGAGACATCTACACGATTCCTGCTGGATCAGCTTTCTATTTGGAGAATAGAAATGAAAATCAGAGACTTCGAATAATTTGTAGTATTGATATTACCTCAGAATCCATGGGATGGCATGCTTTCCAG TCTTTCTTCATTGGTGGAGGAACTCATCCTGCATCCGTTCTTGCGGGATTCGATCATACCACATTATCAACTGCTCTTAAT GTCTCAACAGAAGAGTTAAAGACGTTCTTGACCAGGCAAACCTCGGGTCCAATCGTGCATCTATCTGGTTCTCATCACACAAATACGTGGTCTGAGTTCTTGGCCCAAGAACCCCACCATAAACTAGCTCACTTGAAGAGGATTGTGAATTTCGAGGAAGAAGCTAGCTCCAAACAGGAGGAATCAACATGGTCAATGAGGAAAATTCTTTTCACTTTATTAAACAGAGAAGACATTGTTAACAGAGTAGGTCACAGAGCTCCATCAGCGTGCAGTCTCTACAACAGGAATACCGATTTCAAGAATGAGTATGGATGGACCAAGAAGTTGGACGAGTCTGATTATTCTCCACTAAAACAATCTGGCCATGGAGTTTATATCGTCAATCTATCTCCG GGATCCATGATGGCACCTCATGTTAACCCAACAGCCATAGAGTATGGAGTAGTGTTGAAAGGGACTGGTAGGATTCAAATTGTGTATCCAAATGGGACTTTAGCCATGAATGCAAGAGTACGAGAAGGGGATGTTTTTTGGGTGCCAAGGTACTTCCCGTTCTGCCAAATTGCCTCAACAAATGGCCCATTTGAGTTCTTCGGCTTCACTACATCAGCAAGGAGGAACCATCCACAGTTCTTGGTGGGTAGGAACTCATTAATGCAGCGCTTGAGAGGGCCAGAATTTGCAGCTGCATTTGGAATTGGTGAGAAAAGGCTTAAAAGGATTACTAATGCACAGCATGAACAAATCATTTtgccatcatcatcatctactCCTGGTGACATGGTCTAG